Proteins found in one Acidobacteriota bacterium genomic segment:
- a CDS encoding glucose 1-dehydrogenase — protein MSRLSNKTAVITGGTTGLGFETARHFIKEGARVIITGQNEDRLAKAARELGPQAIPVRADAKSLADLDQLARRVREEFGKLDILFANAGIAKFAPHEAVDENHFDEQFDVNVKGLYFTVQKLSGLLNEGASVILNASAVNEKGLPMGTVYLATKAAVRSLARSFAAEFGARRIRVNAVSPGFVPTEIQSKMGLPSEVMAGFEASIAQTTPLKRVGQPEEVATAVVFLASDEASYITAADLTVDGGFMHV, from the coding sequence ATGTCACGCTTGAGTAACAAAACCGCAGTCATCACCGGTGGCACGACCGGTCTTGGATTTGAAACCGCCCGCCACTTTATCAAAGAAGGCGCCCGCGTCATCATCACTGGTCAAAACGAAGACCGCCTGGCCAAAGCGGCCAGAGAGCTTGGTCCCCAGGCAATTCCAGTTCGGGCCGATGCCAAATCACTGGCTGATTTGGATCAACTTGCCCGGCGGGTACGCGAAGAATTTGGGAAACTCGATATTTTGTTTGCCAACGCCGGAATTGCCAAATTTGCGCCACACGAAGCCGTTGATGAAAACCACTTTGACGAACAGTTTGATGTCAACGTCAAAGGTCTTTATTTCACAGTTCAAAAACTCTCGGGATTGCTCAACGAAGGCGCGAGTGTCATCCTCAATGCCTCCGCCGTGAATGAAAAAGGACTTCCGATGGGCACCGTCTATCTGGCCACCAAAGCCGCTGTTCGGTCGCTGGCCCGGTCGTTTGCGGCTGAATTTGGGGCTCGCCGGATTCGCGTCAATGCTGTCAGCCCAGGATTTGTGCCAACTGAAATCCAATCCAAAATGGGGCTTCCGTCTGAAGTTATGGCCGGGTTTGAAGCCTCTATCGCGCAGACAACGCCTTTGAAACGTGTTGGCCAACCAGAAGAAGTCGCGACTGCGGTCGTGTTCCTGGCAAGTGACGAAGCGTCGTACATTACAGCCGCTGACCTGACCGTTGACGGCGGCTTTATGCACGTCTGA
- a CDS encoding SpoIIE family protein phosphatase: MAHQITSSQFLRRAMAALVGLCVWGVGCGLVTPALAGIAHPTRFERLTIEQGMPSNWVRALHQDTHGFLWVGTQDGLARYDGYNFTIFRANPGDSTSLSDNAVWDLQEDQSGRLWVATSGGLNLFLPDQETFIQYQHQPHQATSLSHNIVNTLFVDRLGQLWVGTNDGLNRFDVASGQFVRFNLNEPGSDLAARNRITAITQAGPDSLWVGTGDGLLEFSPDTSRFRSFRHDPARPGSLGAREVRSLLVDRSGQLWVGTLGGGLNLYHPETSTFEAFLFSPNEEGNNVSCILEDSLGQIWITSYLRSIEGGLHRFHRATKQFESFAYDPKNPYSLSWNFGTTLLEDASGLLWIGTSRGLNKYDLRAKSFTSFLLHPENPFDLGDNYYAVEIDSRGDVWLGTDSPVLHQVNLKTGDVKTYEGNGTVAGLGETTGFYSIVEDRRGMIWFGTATRGLLQYDPQKKSFRAFSHDPKNPNSISSNYVGRILEDPSGDLWVGTDQGLNRFNPQTGQFTQVAAEFAVPGATGAFSVSALWRDRQGQLWVGTGPTISTNAGGGAGLLRLNPQTGAVVAFRHENQDPASLSSDIITSIVEDRSGTLWVGTSNGFNRFVPDQQKFVRYTEKNGLPAPYVLEILPDPTGNLWISFHFALAKFEPATGTFHIYNSKDGIQTRRFNIGCAFEAPDGQFYLGGVGGITRFWPDKIKDNPEIPPVRLTAFRKFDKVTRLNASLCTLQEIELNYWETVFGFEFSALNYRSAEKNQYAYQLVNFDADWVYCGNRRFVNYTNLNPGEYIFRVKGSNNDGVWNDVGQSIRVRIIPPPWRTWWAYGLYVLGFSAGLWGVVQFQTSKVKSRAHLKEVHLRAKTAESEAEVSRAKAEAAVNLARAIEAERQRQAQELEEARQLQLSMLPRTIPNLPDLAISVYMKTATEVGGDYYDFHLADDQTLSVVIGDATGHGLRAGMMVTATKSLFGTLAQEPDLPQLLSRMSQALKRLNLKTLYMALTVLRIKGNRVTLGAAGMPPALVYRAHTGQIEDIEIEGLPLGSFIQFPYQTAEFTLDPEDMVVLMSDGFPEQLNPTEEVFGYGRMREILEASPAQSPQDVISRLIQTGEAWARGVPQADDMTFVVIQYQPVRAVRQSSSVRVETVSG; the protein is encoded by the coding sequence ATGGCACACCAGATCACCAGTTCTCAGTTTTTGAGACGAGCGATGGCCGCGCTTGTCGGCCTGTGCGTGTGGGGAGTTGGGTGTGGGCTGGTCACACCTGCCCTGGCTGGAATTGCTCATCCGACGCGGTTTGAGCGGCTCACCATTGAACAGGGGATGCCGTCCAACTGGGTGCGGGCATTGCACCAGGATACCCACGGGTTTTTGTGGGTCGGCACACAGGATGGGCTGGCCCGCTATGATGGATACAACTTCACCATTTTTCGGGCCAATCCAGGTGATTCGACTTCGCTGTCTGACAATGCCGTTTGGGATTTGCAGGAGGACCAGTCCGGAAGGCTGTGGGTTGCCACCAGCGGTGGATTGAACCTCTTTCTCCCAGATCAAGAAACCTTCATTCAGTATCAACACCAGCCGCACCAGGCCACCAGTTTAAGCCACAATATTGTCAATACATTGTTTGTTGATCGGTTGGGCCAGCTTTGGGTTGGTACCAATGACGGATTAAATCGGTTTGATGTGGCCAGCGGCCAGTTTGTCCGGTTCAATTTGAATGAGCCTGGAAGTGACCTGGCGGCTCGAAACCGAATAACGGCCATCACCCAGGCTGGTCCCGATTCGCTCTGGGTTGGGACTGGGGACGGACTCCTCGAATTTAGCCCAGACACCAGTCGCTTTCGGTCATTTCGCCATGACCCGGCACGCCCTGGGAGTTTAGGTGCCAGGGAGGTTCGTTCGCTCCTGGTTGATCGTTCGGGGCAACTCTGGGTTGGGACACTCGGTGGTGGGTTAAATCTCTACCACCCTGAAACCAGTACCTTTGAAGCCTTTTTGTTTTCACCCAACGAGGAAGGAAACAATGTCTCCTGCATTCTGGAAGACAGTCTTGGGCAAATCTGGATCACGTCGTACCTGCGCAGTATTGAAGGTGGCCTGCATCGTTTTCATCGAGCGACAAAACAGTTTGAATCGTTTGCCTATGATCCGAAAAATCCGTACAGCCTGAGCTGGAATTTTGGCACGACGCTGCTGGAAGACGCCTCGGGACTGCTCTGGATTGGCACATCGCGTGGGCTCAATAAATATGATTTGCGCGCCAAAAGCTTTACCAGTTTTTTGCTTCACCCGGAAAACCCGTTTGATTTGGGTGACAATTATTATGCCGTGGAAATTGATTCGCGCGGCGATGTATGGCTTGGGACGGATAGCCCGGTCTTGCATCAGGTCAATCTCAAAACCGGTGATGTCAAAACATATGAGGGGAATGGGACGGTGGCTGGACTTGGGGAGACGACCGGATTTTATTCGATTGTCGAAGACCGACGCGGAATGATCTGGTTTGGGACGGCAACTCGTGGCTTGTTACAATACGATCCTCAAAAGAAGTCTTTTCGGGCGTTCTCACACGATCCAAAAAATCCAAACTCCATCAGTTCAAACTATGTTGGTCGAATCCTGGAAGATCCATCTGGTGATTTATGGGTTGGGACTGACCAGGGCTTAAATCGGTTTAACCCGCAAACCGGGCAATTCACGCAAGTGGCGGCTGAATTTGCTGTGCCTGGGGCGACAGGGGCATTTTCTGTTTCAGCCTTATGGCGTGACCGTCAGGGGCAGCTTTGGGTTGGTACGGGGCCAACCATCAGCACCAATGCCGGCGGCGGCGCCGGGTTGCTCCGGCTCAACCCTCAAACCGGTGCGGTGGTTGCTTTTCGACATGAAAACCAGGATCCGGCCAGCTTATCAAGTGACATCATCACTTCGATTGTCGAAGACCGAAGCGGAACACTCTGGGTGGGGACATCAAACGGCTTCAATCGGTTTGTGCCTGATCAGCAAAAATTTGTCCGATACACGGAAAAAAATGGACTCCCGGCGCCCTATGTGCTGGAGATCTTGCCAGATCCAACTGGGAATCTCTGGATCAGTTTTCATTTTGCTCTGGCGAAATTTGAACCCGCGACAGGAACCTTTCACATCTATAACAGCAAAGATGGAATTCAAACCCGGCGGTTCAATATCGGATGTGCCTTTGAAGCACCGGATGGTCAGTTTTATCTGGGCGGAGTTGGCGGCATTACCCGATTCTGGCCAGACAAAATCAAAGACAATCCTGAAATTCCACCCGTCCGACTGACTGCTTTCCGCAAATTTGACAAAGTCACCCGGCTCAATGCTTCGCTGTGTACGCTGCAAGAAATCGAACTGAATTATTGGGAAACGGTCTTCGGGTTTGAATTTTCGGCACTGAATTACCGGTCAGCCGAGAAAAATCAATATGCCTATCAGTTGGTCAATTTCGATGCCGATTGGGTGTACTGTGGAAATCGCCGCTTTGTCAATTACACCAATCTCAACCCTGGTGAGTACATTTTTCGCGTCAAAGGATCAAACAATGATGGAGTTTGGAACGATGTCGGCCAGTCCATTCGGGTCCGGATTATTCCTCCGCCCTGGCGGACGTGGTGGGCTTATGGGCTCTATGTGCTTGGATTCAGCGCTGGCCTGTGGGGTGTCGTGCAATTTCAAACCAGCAAGGTGAAGTCGCGCGCTCATCTCAAAGAAGTTCATCTACGGGCGAAAACGGCTGAAAGCGAAGCTGAAGTTTCACGAGCGAAAGCCGAGGCAGCGGTCAATCTGGCCCGGGCGATTGAGGCCGAGCGCCAACGGCAGGCCCAGGAACTGGAAGAAGCCCGTCAGTTGCAGCTTTCGATGCTTCCGCGCACCATTCCAAACCTCCCAGATCTCGCAATTTCGGTTTATATGAAAACGGCCACCGAAGTTGGTGGTGATTATTATGACTTCCATCTGGCAGATGACCAGACCCTGTCAGTGGTGATCGGAGATGCCACGGGTCACGGGTTGCGCGCCGGGATGATGGTGACCGCAACCAAAAGTTTGTTTGGGACGCTGGCCCAGGAACCTGATTTGCCGCAGTTGCTCTCGCGGATGTCCCAGGCGCTCAAGCGATTGAATTTGAAAACGCTGTACATGGCGCTGACCGTGCTCAGGATCAAGGGGAATCGGGTCACGCTCGGGGCCGCCGGGATGCCTCCGGCACTGGTGTATCGCGCTCATACCGGCCAGATTGAAGATATTGAAATCGAAGGGCTTCCGCTCGGGAGTTTTATCCAGTTTCCATATCAAACCGCTGAATTTACCCTCGATCCAGAGGACATGGTTGTGCTGATGAGCGATGGATTTCCAGAGCAACTCAATCCGACTGAAGAAGTTTTTGGCTATGGACGAATGCGGGAAATTTTGGAGGCTTCACCTGCCCAATCCCCGCAGGATGTGATTTCCCGGTTGATTCAAACCGGTGAAGCCTGGGCCCGAGGCGTTCCCCAGGCTGATGATATGACGTTTGTGGTGATTCAATACCAGCCGGTTCGAGCAGTCAGACAATCCTCTTCAGTCCGGGTCGAAACGGTGTCAGGCTGA
- a CDS encoding deoxyhypusine synthase family protein, whose product MSTANTTTGQITAFLKHHFRHFNAASLIDAAEAYQRHLDQGGKMMVTLAGAMSSAELGISLAEMIRQDKIHIISCTGANLEEDLFNLVAHNYYERVPHYRDLTPQDELALLERHMNRVTDTCIPEMEAMRRLETAMVDEWTRADQAGERYFPHEFMYRVLKSGALEQYYQIDTKDSWMMAAMEKNLPMVVPGWEDSTMGNMYAGHCITGDVKNVHTVRTGIEYMIELADYYTTTSADHSIGFFQIGGGIAGDFPICVVPMLHQDLQRTGVPVWGYFCQISDSTTSYGSYSGAVPNEKITWGKLGVDTPKYIIESDASIVAPLMFAMILGQ is encoded by the coding sequence ATGAGCACTGCAAACACCACTACCGGCCAGATTACGGCTTTTTTGAAACACCACTTTCGGCATTTTAATGCGGCCAGCCTGATTGACGCCGCCGAAGCCTATCAACGCCACCTGGATCAGGGTGGAAAGATGATGGTCACGCTCGCTGGCGCGATGAGTTCGGCGGAACTCGGTATTTCGCTGGCGGAAATGATTCGCCAGGATAAAATCCACATCATTTCCTGTACTGGCGCCAATCTTGAAGAAGACCTCTTTAACCTGGTGGCACACAATTATTATGAGCGCGTGCCGCATTATCGCGATCTCACCCCGCAGGATGAACTGGCGCTCCTCGAACGCCACATGAACCGCGTCACCGATACCTGCATTCCGGAAATGGAAGCCATGCGCCGCCTCGAAACCGCCATGGTTGATGAATGGACACGTGCCGACCAGGCCGGAGAACGCTATTTCCCGCATGAATTTATGTATCGGGTTCTGAAATCGGGCGCCCTGGAACAGTATTACCAGATTGATACAAAGGATTCCTGGATGATGGCAGCGATGGAAAAGAATCTGCCAATGGTGGTTCCAGGCTGGGAAGATTCAACCATGGGCAATATGTATGCCGGGCACTGCATTACGGGCGATGTGAAAAACGTCCACACGGTGCGCACCGGGATTGAGTACATGATTGAACTGGCGGACTACTACACCACCACTTCAGCCGATCATTCAATTGGATTCTTCCAGATTGGCGGCGGTATCGCAGGCGATTTCCCAATTTGCGTGGTGCCGATGCTGCACCAGGATTTGCAGCGCACGGGTGTCCCGGTGTGGGGCTATTTCTGCCAGATCAGTGATTCGACAACCAGTTATGGCTCTTATTCAGGCGCTGTTCCCAACGAAAAAATCACCTGGGGCAAGCTCGGGGTTGATACGCCGAAATACATCATCGAATCAGACGCCTCAATTGTCGCCCCGCTGATGTTTGCCATGATTTTAGGGCAGTAG
- a CDS encoding dihydrodipicolinate reductase has product MNIVLFGDGKMGHEIRRLAAERGFHVVGSVTRHEISGEPGKAKVAIDFSHADAIGSHLNLAIELGLNLVIGTTGWNAQLPEVRRLVNSHGLGLIYSPNFSLGVQLSFRIAQFAAELFSAFETHQPYIVEAHHQFKKDAPSGTAIRFQQLVSEPFKREVPTTSLRAGFIPGTHRVGFDSEFDTVELVHTARQRTGFADGALLAARWIAGKQGVFEFSTLIDDQLNHQFSIPAKD; this is encoded by the coding sequence ATGAATATAGTTTTATTTGGCGATGGGAAAATGGGTCACGAGATTCGGAGACTGGCTGCCGAACGGGGGTTTCACGTTGTTGGAAGTGTCACCCGCCACGAAATTTCCGGTGAACCCGGAAAAGCCAAAGTCGCGATTGATTTTTCGCACGCTGACGCCATTGGCTCACATCTCAATCTCGCGATTGAACTTGGTCTCAATCTGGTGATTGGCACCACCGGCTGGAACGCTCAGCTTCCAGAAGTTCGTCGGCTGGTCAATTCGCATGGACTCGGGTTGATTTACAGCCCGAATTTCAGTCTTGGCGTGCAACTGTCGTTTCGGATCGCTCAATTTGCGGCTGAACTGTTCAGTGCCTTCGAGACACACCAGCCCTACATTGTCGAAGCCCACCACCAATTTAAAAAAGATGCGCCCTCTGGAACGGCGATTCGCTTTCAACAACTCGTCAGTGAACCGTTCAAGCGGGAAGTTCCAACCACCAGCCTCCGTGCCGGGTTTATCCCAGGAACGCACCGGGTTGGGTTTGATTCGGAATTTGACACCGTTGAACTGGTCCACACCGCACGCCAGCGAACCGGATTTGCCGACGGGGCGCTGCTGGCCGCACGCTGGATTGCTGGAAAACAAGGCGTGTTCGAATTTTCAACGTTGATTGATGACCAGTTGAATCACCAATTCAGTATCCCAGCCAAAGACTAA
- a CDS encoding 4-hydroxy-tetrahydrodipicolinate synthase yields the protein MSNDLKLQLSGVGTALVTPFTKDFQLDEPAVRRLVEFQINNHVDFLVPGGTTGESATLSDEEISRLVDIVVQTTAGRVPVVAGAGGNNTAKVIKLAKQFEKLGAQALLSVTPYYNKPTQEGLFQHYRAVAEATSLPIIVYNVPPRTNVNLFPDTVARLAEIPNIVGIKEASGDISQISEILTRVPSNFLVFSGDDSLTLPVIALGGHGVISVISNELPLLTSQLVHASLEGRFDDARTLHRHLLPLMKANFLETNPGPVKAVLAHFGLIQEVLRLPLVPVHPSTRERLRTLLRELGLVEHRA from the coding sequence ATGAGCAATGATTTAAAGCTTCAACTAAGCGGCGTCGGAACCGCCCTGGTCACACCCTTTACCAAAGATTTCCAACTGGACGAACCAGCCGTGCGCCGACTCGTCGAGTTTCAAATAAACAACCACGTTGACTTTTTAGTGCCAGGCGGGACTACTGGCGAGAGCGCGACTTTAAGCGACGAAGAAATCTCCCGCCTGGTGGATATCGTTGTCCAAACCACGGCAGGCCGGGTGCCGGTCGTGGCCGGGGCAGGTGGAAACAACACCGCCAAAGTCATCAAGCTGGCCAAACAATTTGAAAAACTTGGGGCTCAGGCGTTGTTGTCAGTTACGCCCTACTACAACAAACCAACTCAGGAGGGCCTGTTCCAGCATTATCGGGCGGTTGCCGAAGCCACGAGCCTGCCGATTATTGTCTACAATGTACCGCCCCGAACCAACGTCAACCTGTTTCCAGACACGGTTGCCCGACTGGCTGAAATCCCAAACATTGTCGGAATCAAAGAAGCCTCGGGTGATATTTCCCAAATTTCTGAAATCCTGACCCGTGTGCCGTCAAACTTCCTGGTGTTTTCCGGGGATGATTCGCTGACGTTGCCAGTGATTGCACTTGGCGGGCACGGTGTGATTTCGGTGATTTCCAACGAACTGCCGTTGTTGACGTCACAACTCGTCCACGCCAGCCTCGAAGGCCGGTTTGACGATGCGCGCACGCTCCACCGTCATTTACTGCCGTTGATGAAAGCCAATTTTCTCGAAACCAACCCCGGACCGGTCAAAGCCGTGCTGGCCCACTTTGGACTCATCCAGGAAGTGTTGCGCCTGCCGCTGGTTCCAGTCCATCCGTCAACCCGCGAACGTCTGCGAACCCTTTTGCGTGAACTCGGCCTGGTTGAGCATCGGGCCTGA
- a CDS encoding 2,3,4,5-tetrahydropyridine-2,6-dicarboxylate N-succinyltransferase, whose protein sequence is MTLKDRINELFEQPPETYSEAHHRLFNTFKVELNAGRIRAAEPKGDRWKVNLWVKRGILLGFQLGQLKDFSVNSQIRFFDKHTFPPKPLQLTDDVRLVPGGSVIREGAYVGRGVICMPPMYINVGAYVDEGTMVDSHALVGSCAQIGKRVHLSAGAQIGGVLEPVGELPVIIEDDVLVGGNTGIYEGTIVRRRAILGAGVVLTGSTPVFDLVRQRILQKQPTQPLEIPEGAVVIPGARAITKGWGVEQGLSIQTPLIVKYRDEKTDAAVTFEELLR, encoded by the coding sequence ATGACACTTAAAGACCGCATCAACGAACTTTTCGAACAGCCTCCGGAAACCTATTCGGAGGCGCATCATCGGCTGTTCAACACCTTTAAAGTCGAACTCAATGCTGGGCGGATTCGTGCGGCGGAACCCAAAGGCGACCGATGGAAGGTCAACCTCTGGGTCAAACGCGGGATTTTGCTTGGATTTCAGCTTGGGCAACTGAAAGACTTTTCGGTCAATTCACAGATTCGCTTTTTTGATAAACACACGTTTCCTCCAAAACCGTTGCAACTCACTGACGATGTGCGGCTTGTTCCGGGTGGGTCGGTGATTCGGGAAGGCGCCTATGTTGGACGCGGCGTGATTTGTATGCCGCCAATGTATATCAATGTCGGCGCCTACGTTGATGAAGGAACCATGGTGGATTCCCATGCGCTCGTCGGTTCCTGCGCCCAGATTGGAAAACGGGTGCATCTCTCGGCTGGTGCCCAAATCGGTGGTGTCCTTGAACCAGTCGGAGAACTCCCGGTCATCATTGAAGACGACGTGCTGGTGGGTGGAAACACCGGCATTTATGAAGGAACGATTGTTCGGCGCCGGGCCATTCTTGGTGCCGGGGTTGTGTTGACTGGTTCAACCCCGGTGTTTGATCTGGTACGCCAGCGAATCCTCCAGAAACAACCCACTCAACCGTTGGAAATTCCGGAAGGCGCGGTGGTCATTCCCGGAGCGCGAGCTATCACGAAAGGCTGGGGCGTCGAGCAGGGACTTTCAATCCAGACACCGCTGATTGTGAAATACCGCGATGAGAAAACCGATGCGGCGGTGACCTTTGAGGAGTTGTTGAGGTGA
- a CDS encoding aminotransferase class I/II-fold pyridoxal phosphate-dependent enzyme: MPIFSPISPSLARRVNAIQLSVLRQIYDQAPAGSINLGLGEPDVPLPEVIRKATEAALAGDRLGYTPNAGLGEVREVIAAYQASITQVGYGRDNVCVTSGAQEALYTALMALVNPGDEVLIPDPGFLAYLTLVRLAGGYIKTYPLPAVSGFAFDREAFAASLSPRTRLVIFNSPSNPTGTVFSREDWQFVADRLSRHRILAITDEVYREIYADQAPPSLAEVYDGTLVVSSLSKMLGMTGWRLGWAAGPKDVVRAVTVMHQYVTTCASTLSQRAALAAFTPAGLAAVQEIRETLQQRRQILQTGLAQMDVPFAIGQGAFYGLVDVSALGDDVQVAVELLKECVITVPGSAFGTQSTGFLRLSFGGQPQNLREGLSRLKQGLARLHQSR, encoded by the coding sequence ATGCCCATATTTTCACCAATTTCGCCATCACTAGCCCGACGCGTCAATGCCATTCAACTCAGCGTGTTGCGACAGATTTATGATCAGGCGCCCGCTGGTTCAATCAACCTTGGGCTGGGTGAGCCAGACGTTCCCTTACCGGAAGTTATTCGCAAAGCCACCGAAGCGGCACTGGCTGGTGACCGGCTTGGATACACACCCAATGCCGGGCTGGGAGAAGTCCGAGAAGTCATTGCTGCCTATCAGGCTTCAATCACACAGGTGGGTTATGGTCGAGACAATGTCTGTGTGACGAGCGGCGCCCAGGAAGCGCTCTATACGGCACTGATGGCGCTGGTCAATCCGGGAGACGAAGTTCTGATTCCGGATCCTGGGTTTCTGGCATATCTGACGCTGGTTCGACTGGCAGGAGGATACATAAAGACCTACCCACTTCCAGCAGTTTCCGGGTTTGCCTTTGACCGCGAAGCTTTTGCCGCCTCTCTTTCGCCACGAACCAGGCTGGTGATTTTTAATTCGCCTTCGAATCCAACTGGCACCGTTTTTTCACGCGAAGACTGGCAATTTGTCGCAGACCGGCTTTCTCGCCACCGAATTCTGGCCATTACCGACGAAGTTTACCGCGAAATCTATGCCGACCAGGCGCCTCCGTCACTGGCTGAGGTTTACGACGGAACACTCGTCGTGTCGAGTCTTTCCAAAATGCTCGGAATGACTGGCTGGCGACTTGGCTGGGCCGCGGGGCCCAAAGACGTTGTGCGCGCCGTGACCGTGATGCACCAGTACGTGACGACCTGTGCTTCAACCCTGTCGCAACGGGCGGCGCTTGCGGCTTTTACTCCGGCAGGGCTGGCAGCAGTTCAGGAAATCAGAGAAACCCTTCAGCAGCGGCGCCAGATTTTGCAGACCGGATTAGCCCAAATGGATGTGCCATTCGCAATTGGACAGGGCGCCTTTTACGGACTGGTTGACGTGTCGGCACTTGGCGATGATGTTCAGGTGGCGGTGGAATTGCTCAAAGAATGTGTGATTACCGTTCCAGGAAGCGCCTTTGGAACACAATCCACCGGATTCCTCAGGTTGTCGTTTGGCGGTCAGCCGCAGAACCTGCGCGAAGGATTGAGCCGACTCAAGCAAGGGCTGGCACGACTTCACCAGTCACGATGA